The Congregibacter litoralis KT71 genome contains a region encoding:
- a CDS encoding SDR family oxidoreductase, producing the protein MIVKRLPDKVALVTGAARGIGLAVAQLFAKEGATVILSDINDELGEKETSQLGGDSLYRHLDVSDEQQWAHIAQELLDKFGKVDIVVNNAGITGFLEAVGPHDPENLDLASWHTVHATNLDGVALGCKYAIKMAKKSRAASIVNISSRSGIVGIPGAAAYASSKAAVRNHTKTVALYCASQAYNIRCNSIHPAAIMTPMWDAMLGEGEARAVAIRAVEADIPMKKMGDVMDVAYAALYLASDEAKYLTGIELTVDGGILAGATAAPSQ; encoded by the coding sequence ATGATTGTGAAAAGACTTCCCGATAAGGTGGCGCTTGTAACGGGTGCTGCGCGAGGTATTGGGCTGGCCGTAGCGCAGTTGTTTGCTAAAGAAGGCGCCACAGTCATTCTGTCCGATATCAACGATGAATTGGGTGAAAAGGAAACGTCGCAGTTAGGAGGAGACAGTCTATATCGTCACCTCGATGTCTCGGATGAACAGCAGTGGGCGCATATAGCGCAGGAATTGCTTGATAAGTTCGGTAAGGTAGACATTGTCGTGAACAACGCAGGCATTACAGGGTTCCTTGAAGCTGTGGGTCCACACGACCCAGAGAATTTAGACCTCGCAAGCTGGCACACGGTGCACGCCACCAATCTCGACGGTGTAGCACTGGGGTGTAAATATGCGATAAAAATGGCCAAAAAATCCAGAGCGGCCAGTATCGTCAACATTTCTTCTCGTTCTGGAATTGTTGGTATCCCCGGTGCGGCTGCATACGCATCAAGTAAAGCGGCGGTAAGAAACCATACAAAGACAGTAGCTCTATACTGCGCCTCACAGGCTTACAACATCCGGTGTAATTCAATTCATCCAGCGGCAATTATGACTCCCATGTGGGATGCCATGCTGGGTGAAGGCGAAGCAAGAGCGGTGGCGATCCGAGCTGTCGAAGCAGATATACCTATGAAGAAAATGGGCGATGTTATGGATGTGGCATACGCCGCGTTATACCTTGCCAGTGATGAAGCAAAATACCTGACAGGTATTGAACTGACCGTTGATGGCGGGATACTGGCCGGAGCTACTGCGGCTCCCAGTCAGTGA